The Argopecten irradians isolate NY chromosome 4, Ai_NY, whole genome shotgun sequence genome has a window encoding:
- the LOC138320851 gene encoding choline transporter-like protein 2 isoform X1 — protein sequence MPHSKQRKLEQEKATREKLLSDKERKASSEVVKTRFKMDEKDEEEKRSKDENDGVFVSDEKYGTPLTYDPTFNGPIKKRSCTDIICCLLFIIFIAGFAGVSYLAFANGNPYLLLYPVDSDGDLCGYGKNKGKDYLFFFDLVQCGRMGVGIFVSGCPTPQVCVPACPDTNYAYITDAATSADLQFCKSGYDTSLTKQALVEGDQCPAYFLESSPLINRCVPKVLVKFLDEGGSLLNNVQTDVGSKNLTDSNDDTITLESLAENLDIFGIFLKAKEYGEKIVADIVATWWMMLVILILSMIVSLIWITIMRFIAGIMVWITIFAFLGLFGFSTFWCFKSYLKLDGDEEFSIHVVSIVLHWSKPDMFLAFGIISAVILLIILIVLLFLCQRIRIAVALIKEGSRAIGKMMFTLIFPIFPFALQLGVVAYWLSVATFLASTGRNQDFSVNENNTDYYNETSKTWNYLQIVADTSSLFGETCAENTNSTTSDFCTFLKNAEENFVIYGQVYSLFMFFWLMNFVVAVGQMTLAGSFASYYWAFEKPRDIPTFPLASALWRCFRYHLGSLAFGSLILAIVAMIRVMLEYIDAKLKGTENPVGKFLIKCLKCCFWCLEKCLKFLTKNAYIMVAIHGKNFCSSAKDAFMLIMRNIVRVAVVDKVTDFIMLLGKLVIVGATAAGAYFFFSGSIDFLKDYTPTLNFYVVPIVIVTIVSYVVASCFFSVYSMAVDTLFLCFLEDLERNDGSVEKPFYMSKDLMKILGKKNLAMKKGSSGENF from the exons ATGCCTCATTCAAAGCAACGGAAACTTGAACAGGAAAAAGCAACAAGGGAAAAACTGCTTAGTGATAAGGAGAGGAAAGCTTCTTCAGAGGTGGTTAAAACTCGCTTCAAAATGGACGAAAAAGATGAGGAGGAAAAGAGGAGTAAAGATGAAAATGATGGAGTATTTGTGTCTGATGAAAAGTATG GTACTCCGCTTACCTATGATCCAACTTTTAATGGACCAATCAAGAAAag ATCCTGTACAGATATCATATGCTGTCTTCTGTTCATCATATTCATCGCCGGTTTTGCTGGAGTGTCTTATTTAG CATTTGCCAATGGAAACCCCTACCTGCTGCTCTATCCTGTAGATTCTGACGGAGACTTGTGTGGATATGGCAAAAACAA GGGTAAAGACTACCTGTTCTTCTTTGACCTTGTGCAGTGTGGAAGGATGGGGGTAGGGATATTTGTATCGGGATGTCCCACTCCTCAA GTGTGTGTACCAGCTTGTCCCGATACAAACTATGCCTATATTACTGATGCTGCTACGAGTGCTGATCTTCAGTTCTGTAAATCCGGATATGACACCTCA ctCACAAAGCAAGCCTTGGTGGAGGGTGATCAATGTCCAGCCTACTTTCTGGAGAGTTCTCCTC TCATCAATCGATGTGTACCAAAAGTCTTAGTTAAATTCTTGGACGAGGGAGGAAGTCTTCTTAACaatgtacagacagatgtagGCAGTAAAAACTTGACAGACTCCAATGATGATACCATCACGCTAGAGTCTTTGGCCGAGAACCTTGA CATATTTGGAATTTTCCTAAAGGCCAAGGAGTACGGGGAGAAGATAGTCGCAGACATTGTCGCAACATGGTGGATGATGCTAGT tATTTTGATCCTGAGTATGATTGTCTCCCTTATTTGGATTACCATCATGAGGTTCATAGCGGGTATCATGGTCTGGATTACCATATTCGCTTTCCTTGGATTGTTTGGTTTTT CAACATTTTGGTGTTTTAAATCGTACCTAAAATTGGATGGCGATGAGGAGTTCAGTATCCACGTTGTATCAATTGTCCTCCATTGGTCCAAACCTGATATGTTCCTGGCATTTG GTATCATCTCCGCTGTGATCTTGCTGATCATTTTGATTGTTCTCCTGTTTCTGTGCCAGAGGATCAGGATCGCCGTGGCACTAATAAAGGAAGGCAGCAG GGCCATTGGGAAGATGATGTTTACATTGATATTCCCGATATTTCCCTTTGCTCTCCAGCTTGGTGTGGTGGCTTATTGGCTGTCTGTGGCCAC ATTCCTGGCATCTACTGGACGGAATCAGGATTTCTCTGTGAATGAGAACAACACAGATTATTATAATGAGACATCCAAGACGTGGAACTATCTCCAGATTGTGGCTGACACATCATCTCTGTTCGGAGAAACATGTGCTGAAAAT ACAAACTCGACCACAAGTGATTTCTGTACTTTTTTGAAAAATGCAGAAGAAAA TTTTGTGATATATGGACAAGTGTACAGTCTGTTTATGTTTTTCTGGCTGATGAACTTTGTTGTGGCGGTCGGTCAGATGACTCTAGCTGGGTCATTCGCCTCTTACTATTGGGCATTTGAGAAACCCAGAGATATTCCGACTTTCCCACTTGCGTCAGCCCTGTGGCGTTGTTTCAG GTACCATCTTGGATCACTGGCCTTTGGCTCCCTTATACTGGCTATTGTGGCAATGATCCGAGTCATGTTGGAGTATATTGATGCCAAGCTTAAAGGCACTGAGAATCCAGTTGGTAAATTTTTGATCAA GTGTTTGAAATGCTGTTTCTGGTGTCTGGAGAAATGTCTGAAGTTTTTAACCAAAAATGCCTACATTATG GTTGCCATTCATGGAAAGAATTTCTGTTCCTCCGCCAAAGATGCCTTTATGCTGATTATGCGAAACATAGTCAg GGTTGCTGTTGTGGACAAAGTCACAGATTTCATAATGCTGCTGGGAAAACTGGTGATAGTGGGAGCAACTG CTGCTGGAGCCTATTTCTTCTTTAGTGGAAGTATAGATTTCCTGAAGGACTATACACCAACTCTCAACTTCTACGTCGTTCCTATTGTG
- the LOC138320851 gene encoding choline transporter-like protein 2 isoform X4, translated as MMSNKVEPLECTPLTYDPTFNGPIKKRSCTDIICCLLFIIFIAGFAGVSYLAFANGNPYLLLYPVDSDGDLCGYGKNKGKDYLFFFDLVQCGRMGVGIFVSGCPTPQVCVPACPDTNYAYITDAATSADLQFCKSGYDTSLTKQALVEGDQCPAYFLESSPLINRCVPKVLVKFLDEGGSLLNNVQTDVGSKNLTDSNDDTITLESLAENLDIFGIFLKAKEYGEKIVADIVATWWMMLVILILSMIVSLIWITIMRFIAGIMVWITIFAFLGLFGFSTFWCFKSYLKLDGDEEFSIHVVSIVLHWSKPDMFLAFGIISAVILLIILIVLLFLCQRIRIAVALIKEGSRAIGKMMFTLIFPIFPFALQLGVVAYWLSVATFLASTGRNQDFSVNENNTDYYNETSKTWNYLQIVADTSSLFGETCAENTNSTTSDFCTFLKNAEENFVIYGQVYSLFMFFWLMNFVVAVGQMTLAGSFASYYWAFEKPRDIPTFPLASALWRCFRYHLGSLAFGSLILAIVAMIRVMLEYIDAKLKGTENPVGKFLIKCLKCCFWCLEKCLKFLTKNAYIMVAIHGKNFCSSAKDAFMLIMRNIVRVAVVDKVTDFIMLLGKLVIVGATAAGAYFFFSGSIDFLKDYTPTLNFYVVPIVIVTIVSYVVASCFFSVYSMAVDTLFLCFLEDLERNDGSVEKPFYMSKDLMKILGKKNLAMKKGSSGENF; from the exons ATGATGTCCAATAAGGTGGAACCATTGGAAT GTACTCCGCTTACCTATGATCCAACTTTTAATGGACCAATCAAGAAAag ATCCTGTACAGATATCATATGCTGTCTTCTGTTCATCATATTCATCGCCGGTTTTGCTGGAGTGTCTTATTTAG CATTTGCCAATGGAAACCCCTACCTGCTGCTCTATCCTGTAGATTCTGACGGAGACTTGTGTGGATATGGCAAAAACAA GGGTAAAGACTACCTGTTCTTCTTTGACCTTGTGCAGTGTGGAAGGATGGGGGTAGGGATATTTGTATCGGGATGTCCCACTCCTCAA GTGTGTGTACCAGCTTGTCCCGATACAAACTATGCCTATATTACTGATGCTGCTACGAGTGCTGATCTTCAGTTCTGTAAATCCGGATATGACACCTCA ctCACAAAGCAAGCCTTGGTGGAGGGTGATCAATGTCCAGCCTACTTTCTGGAGAGTTCTCCTC TCATCAATCGATGTGTACCAAAAGTCTTAGTTAAATTCTTGGACGAGGGAGGAAGTCTTCTTAACaatgtacagacagatgtagGCAGTAAAAACTTGACAGACTCCAATGATGATACCATCACGCTAGAGTCTTTGGCCGAGAACCTTGA CATATTTGGAATTTTCCTAAAGGCCAAGGAGTACGGGGAGAAGATAGTCGCAGACATTGTCGCAACATGGTGGATGATGCTAGT tATTTTGATCCTGAGTATGATTGTCTCCCTTATTTGGATTACCATCATGAGGTTCATAGCGGGTATCATGGTCTGGATTACCATATTCGCTTTCCTTGGATTGTTTGGTTTTT CAACATTTTGGTGTTTTAAATCGTACCTAAAATTGGATGGCGATGAGGAGTTCAGTATCCACGTTGTATCAATTGTCCTCCATTGGTCCAAACCTGATATGTTCCTGGCATTTG GTATCATCTCCGCTGTGATCTTGCTGATCATTTTGATTGTTCTCCTGTTTCTGTGCCAGAGGATCAGGATCGCCGTGGCACTAATAAAGGAAGGCAGCAG GGCCATTGGGAAGATGATGTTTACATTGATATTCCCGATATTTCCCTTTGCTCTCCAGCTTGGTGTGGTGGCTTATTGGCTGTCTGTGGCCAC ATTCCTGGCATCTACTGGACGGAATCAGGATTTCTCTGTGAATGAGAACAACACAGATTATTATAATGAGACATCCAAGACGTGGAACTATCTCCAGATTGTGGCTGACACATCATCTCTGTTCGGAGAAACATGTGCTGAAAAT ACAAACTCGACCACAAGTGATTTCTGTACTTTTTTGAAAAATGCAGAAGAAAA TTTTGTGATATATGGACAAGTGTACAGTCTGTTTATGTTTTTCTGGCTGATGAACTTTGTTGTGGCGGTCGGTCAGATGACTCTAGCTGGGTCATTCGCCTCTTACTATTGGGCATTTGAGAAACCCAGAGATATTCCGACTTTCCCACTTGCGTCAGCCCTGTGGCGTTGTTTCAG GTACCATCTTGGATCACTGGCCTTTGGCTCCCTTATACTGGCTATTGTGGCAATGATCCGAGTCATGTTGGAGTATATTGATGCCAAGCTTAAAGGCACTGAGAATCCAGTTGGTAAATTTTTGATCAA GTGTTTGAAATGCTGTTTCTGGTGTCTGGAGAAATGTCTGAAGTTTTTAACCAAAAATGCCTACATTATG GTTGCCATTCATGGAAAGAATTTCTGTTCCTCCGCCAAAGATGCCTTTATGCTGATTATGCGAAACATAGTCAg GGTTGCTGTTGTGGACAAAGTCACAGATTTCATAATGCTGCTGGGAAAACTGGTGATAGTGGGAGCAACTG CTGCTGGAGCCTATTTCTTCTTTAGTGGAAGTATAGATTTCCTGAAGGACTATACACCAACTCTCAACTTCTACGTCGTTCCTATTGTG